A stretch of DNA from Streptomyces venezuelae:
CGGGACGTCCCGGAGTCCGTGCGGACCTCGGCCTTCGCCCGGTCCGAGACGGTGTTGCAGGTGGCGTGGGTGCTCGGGGGCGCGATCGGGATCGTGCTGCCGCTGAACGGGGTGCTGGGCATGTCGGTGGCCGCGACCATCGTCGCGGCGGGCACCGTGATGGCGCTGCGCGGGCTGCTCACCGCCCTGCACCCCCGTACCCCGGGCTCGCCCGGCTCCCCCGGCTCGCCCCGCCCCCGCGTGGCCTAGGGGGTGTCCGCCGCCCGGCGGGGCGGGGACACCCCGTGCGGTGGGGGCGGGGTCCGCCCGATAGCCTTCGGCTCATGACCGCACCGCTTATCCCGGGTAGGGCCCGCCGCAGCGTCGCGGCCCTCGGGGCCGTGTCCGCCGGCCTCCTCCTTCTGTCCGCCTGCGACAAGCCGACCCCCCTGGCGACCGTGACGGTCGGCAGCTCGTCGGTGTCCGCCGAGGCAGTCTGCGTCCCCGAAGGGGGCAAGAAGGACATCAGCATCGAGAAGACCCAGGAGTGCCTGGCCGACATCAAGAAGGCCAAGCCCATCGAGTACGGCCGGGGCGACACCCTGCGCCTCGGTGTCGAGCCGGAGATCGTGGAGCACGGCAGCACCTGGCAGCCGGTCCTGGACGGCCAGCCCATCACGGACCAGTCCGGGAACACCTACCGCAGCTTCCCGAACGTCGACATCTTCGCCACCGGCGGCCAGGGCGAGACCCCGGCCTCCAAGCTGCTGAACATCGTGCAGTTCTCCAAGGACGGCAAGCCGCAGTCGGTCTGGTCGTTCAAACTGAAGCTGAAGTAGTCCGGGCCCAGGACGCCCGGTGCGCGCGCTCATCGTGACCGCGGTGGCGGCGGAGGCAGAATCCGTCACCACCGGTCTCACCCCTCATCCGGACCCCGTGGAAGCGGGGCCGCGCACACTGCCCGGCGGTTACCTCATCACCCGCCGGGACCTGCCGGGGCTGGCCCTCGACGTGCTCGTCGCGGGCGTGGGGCCGGCCGCCGCTGCGGCCGGCACCGCGACGGCCCTGGCGCTCGCCCCGGCCGCCTCGCCGTATCAGGTCGTGGTGTCCGCCGGGATCGGCGGCGGGTTCGCGCCCGCCGCCCCGCTCGGCTCGCTCGTCGTCGCCGACGCCATCGTCGCCGCCGATCTGGGCGCCGAAACCCCCGACGGCTTCCTCGCCGTCGACGCGCTCGGCTTCGGGCGGAGCGTCCATCTGCCGCCCGCCGAGCTGGCCGCCCGCGCCGCCGAGGCCACCGGAGGGCTCCTCGCACCGGTGCTGACCGTCTCCACGGTCACCGGCACCGCCGCCCGGGCCGCCGAACTCGCCGCCCGGCACCCGCTGGCCGGGGCCGAGGCCATGGAAGGCTTCGGAGTGGCCGAGGCCGCCGCCGCGCACGGGCTGCCCGTGCTGGAGATCCGCGCCGTGTCCAATGCGGTCGGACCGCGCGACCGGGACGCCTGGCGGATCGGCGACGCGCTGGCCGCGCTGGCCCAGGCCTTCCGCGTGCTGGGACCCGTACTCGCGAACTGGGGAGAACGCCATGACCGCTGAGGCCGTCGCCGCGACCGTGAAGATCGCCTACTCGCCCTGCCCCAACGACACCTTCGTCTTCGACGCCTGGGCGCACGGCCGGGTCCCGGGCGCTCCGGTGCTCGACGTGACCTTCGCCGACATCGACCTGACCAACGGCATGGCCGAGCGCGGCGAGCTGGACGTGCTGAAGGTGTCGTACGCCGTACTGCCGTGGATCCTGGACGAGTACGCCCTGCTGCCCTGCGGCGGGGCCCTCGGGCGCGGCTGCGGCCCGCTGGTGCTGAGCCGGGAACCGGGGCTGGACCTGACCGGCCGGACCGTCGCCGTGCCCGGCGAACGCTCCACCGCCTACCTGCTGTTCCGGCTGTGGGCGGCCGATGTGCTGCCCGGGGATGTCGGCAAGGTGGTCGTGATGCCGTTCCACGAGATCATGCCGGCGGTCCGGGACGGGAAGGTGGACGCCGGCCTGGTGATCCACGAGGCGCGGTTCACCTATCAGGACTACGGGCTGCACTGCCTCGCCGACATGGGCGAGCACTGGGAGTCCACCACCGGGCTGCCGATCCCGCTCGGCGCGATCGTCGCGCGGCGGTCGCTGGGCGCGCCGACGCTGCACGCGCTGGCGGCGGCGGCCCGGACCTCCGTCCTGATGGCCTGGGACGATCCGGAGGCCTCGCGGCCGTACGTACGGGCGCACGCGCAGGAGCTCGACCCGGCGGTCGCCGACCAGCACATCGGGCTGTACGTGAACGAGTTCACGGCCGGGCTCGGCGATGACGGGTACGCGGCGGTGCGCGGGCTGCTGACCCGGGCGGCGGCGGAGGGCCTGGTACCGCCGATCGCCCCGGACGCGCTGGCCTTCCCGTAACGGGCCCGGGCCCGTTCCGGCGAACAACTGTGCCCCGCCACTCGAAGGAGTGGCGGGGCACAGCTGCTTGACCGGATGGTCCGGACAGCTCGGCGGCTCAGACGTCGAGCTGGTCGGCCACCGCCCGCAGCAGGCCGGCGATCTTCGCGCCCTGCACCTTGTCGGGGTAGCGCCCGCGCTCCAGCATCGGCGTGATGTTCTCCAGAAGCGTGGTCAGGTCCTGGACGATGGAGGCGAGCTCGTCCGGCTTGCGCCGCTGGGCCGCCGCGACCGACGGGGCCGGCTCCAGCACCGTCACCGAAAGGGCCTGGTCACCGCGCTGACCCGCGACCACACCGAACTCGACGCGCTGGCCGGGCTTGAGGGCATCGACTCCGGCAGGGAGCACCGACGAGTGGACGAACACGTCCCCGCCGTCATCCCGGGAGAGAAAGCCGAAGCCCTTCTCACTGTTGAACCACTTGACCTTGCCGGTAGGCACGTCTGTCCTCTGTCCTTGCTCGTCGGTCCGAATTGCCGTCCGGAACACCCGGGAACACCCAGGAAAACGGCTCCGGATAGCAGTGCAGCGGGTCATCTGTGACCCGCCACCTCTCAGGCTAATGGTCTCGGAGCGGCTGACAAGACGTCGCCCGGTCGGAACCTGTTGGCCGCTTCGGCCAGGGAACTACCCTGGTGGGGTGACTGCTACTCCTCAGCCCGACGAAGCACGGCCCGGCGACGCATTGGTCAAGGCGGGCGGGATCGTGTTCGTCCTCGGTGCGCTGGCCACCCTGGCGACCATGGCTCCACTGTTCCTGGACACCGACCCGTTCCCGTCGTACGCCTGGGCGGTGTGCATGCTGATGGGCGTCGGCTTCATCATCTCGGCCGCCGGAGTGCTGCGCGGGATCGCGGCGCAGCGCCGCGCAGCGCGGGCCTCTCAGATGTCCTGAGCGGCGAAGTACCTCTCGGCGTACTCCTTCAGCCAGGCCGGCAGGGCGGTGAGGTCGGGCAGCACCACGTCCGCGCCCGCCGCGCGCAGCTCGGGCTCCGGGCAGGGGCCGGTGGGCACCGCCACCGACAGCGCGCCGGCGGTACGGGCGCCGCGCACGTCGCCGACGTGGTCGCCGACGTACACCTGCGCCCCGTACTCGCGCAGCGCGCCCGCCTTGGCCTCCGCCCACAGCCAGCCGATCACGGCGTCGGGCTCGATGCCGAGGTGGGCGAGGTGCAGCCGGGCGTTCGGCTCGTGCTTGGCGGTGACCACGATGGCCCGCCCACCGAGCGCCTGCACGGCCTCGACGGCCTCGCGTGCACCGGGCATGGCCGGGGTCGGCGCGATGGCGTGGGTGGGGTAGATCTCCCGGTACCGGTCGGCCATCGCCGGGATCTCCCTCTCGGGAAACCAGTACGCAAGCTCCTCGTCGAGCGGCGGCCCGAGCCGGGTGATCGCCTCGTCGGCGTCGATGAAGGTCCCGGTCTCGGCGGACAGGGCCACATAGGCGGCCTTGATGCCCGGCCGGGAATCGATGAGGGTCATATCGAGGTCGAACCCGACCGTAAGGGTCGGCCGCGTCCGGGCACTGTGCGTCATACGCGCCATTGTGCCGACCGGCTTGCCGCCACCGGGAACAGGGCCTTGGCTGCGCCTTGCGGGCAGGTGAACTCCGGACTTCGCCCGGGGGTCCGCCCCCGGGGCCCCGTGGCTTGGCCCCGGGACCCGGCGGCAAGCCGGGGCGCAGCCCCAAGCAGGGCCGGGCGCAGCCCCGGGCACGGAACGGCGCCGCAGGGCAGCCCGGCCGGCTAGGGGCGGCGGGAACGCCACAAGAGATACAGCGCGGAAGCCAAGGCCGCGGCCCGCACAACCCACGGCAGCATGCCGGTCAGCGCCTCCCCCGCCTGCCCCTCCCCCAGCGCCTCGCCCCAGCGCCCATCCGCCCGCCCCCACACCCACAGCAGCGCGCCCCCGCACACCACCCCCGGCAGCCCGAACACCACCCACTTCCGCTCCGCGGGCCCGAGCACCCGGGACCCGTACGCAAAGAGCCAGCCGGCCGCCAGCACCAGCCACTCCCCGGTGACCACGCCCGCCACCAGCACCAGGGCCGCCAGCAGGAGGAAGACGTGCGGCTTCGGGCGGGGGCCCGCGGCCGTCTTCTGATCACGGCCATCGCGGCGGTCGCGACGGTTCCGGAGCGCCCGGACGAAGCCCGGCCGCCGCTCCGCCGCAGCCTCCTCCTCCTGCGGTTCCGGCTCCTCCTCCGTCACCGGGCCGAACAGGTCCGGCCGCTCGATCCCGCCGACGAAGCCGTCGACCTGCGGCCCGCCGCCGTACGGGGCCGGGGGGCCCACCCGCCACCAGTCCGGCTCCGACGCCGACGCCGACGCCCCCAGCTCGTCCAGCCCGGCCAGGTGCGGCGGCGCAGCCCCGGTCTGCGGAGGCGGCGGAGGCGGCGGTGCCTGGCGGCGCAGCCGCCCCGGGGCCCGCTGGGTCGGCACGCCCGGCCCGCGGTCCGATTCCCCAGCCGGTACGGAGCCCGCGCCCCCGCCCAGCGTGTCCAGTACCTCCTCCGGCGTGCCGATCCGCTCCAGGATGCGGCGCACCGCGGCAGGGGTCTCCGGGTCGTACTTGGCCCGGCGCCGGTCGATCTCGTCCCGCAGCCCGGCGACCAGCCGCATCCGGTCCCCCGACGGCAGCTGCCGGCGCTGCGCCAGATCCCCGACCCGGCTCAGGTATTCGTAGACCAGATGGTCGCTCTCGATCCCCATCCCCCGGCTCCTCCCTTCACCGCCCCGGACCCCGCCGGAGAACCCCGCCCCGACCGTAGCGCGTGCATGCGTGGAGCAGCGCGGGGCGCAGCGGATAACGTGGACCGGATGGGGGCCGGCGGGACCGGCCGAGGCGACCAGGAGGCGACCGTGCCCGAGGCAAGCACCGGAGGGACCGCGCCGCGCTCTCTCGCCGAGGCGCTGCGCGCCCGCGACGACGCGGGCCTGGCTGCGCTGTTGTCCGCCCGCCCCGACCTGCTCAGCCCGGTCCCGAACGACCTGACCCAGCTCGCCACCCGGGCCGGCACCCGCGCCTCGGTGGTCCGCGCGCTGGACCGGCTGGACCGCTTCGCCCTGCAGACGGCGGAGGCTCTGGCGGTGGCCCCGGACCCGTGCGACTACGCCACGCTCGAGGCCCTGTTGACCGGCCACCAGCCACCCGAGGACCCCGCGCCGGAGGCCACCACCGCGTCCACCGATCCCACCGGCCCCGCCACGTCCACCGACCCCACCGCGTCCTCCGACCCGACCGGCCCCGCCGACCCCACCGGCCCCACCACCCCCACCAGCCTCGTCGAGGACATCCGCGCCGCCCTCCCCCACACCCTCCACACCCTCCGCACCCAGGCCGTCGTCTGGGGCGACGACGACCGTCTCCGTCTCCTCCGCACCGCCCGCGAGCTGCTCGCCCCCTCCGCCGCCCGGCCCTCCCCGACCGGCCTCGGGCCGACCGTCGCCGAGGCCACCGCCGGGATGTCGCCCACCCGGGTCCAGGAGATCGTGGCCACCGCAGGGCTGCCCGGCACCCACGACCCGGTGTCCGCCGTCGCCGCGCTGACCGCCCTGTTCACCGACCCGGTCCGGATGTCCGCGCTGCTCGACCAGGCCCCCGCCGAGGCGCACCACGTACTGGACCGGCTGGTGTGGGGCCCGCCGTACGGGGAGGTCACCCCGCAGCCCACGCTGCCCGTGCGCTGGCTGCGCGACCGCGGGCTGCTGCTGCCCGCCTCCGCCCGGACCGTCGTACTGCCCCGCGAGGTCGCCCTGCACCTGCGCGGCGGGCGGGCGCACCGCAGGATCGAGCCGGTGCCGCCGGCGGTGCCCGCCGAGTCGCTGCACCGTCCACAGCTTGTGGACGCCAATGCCGCCGGCCAGGCGCTGGCCGCGCTGTCCGCCGTCGAAGAACTGCTGAAGTCCTGGGAGCACGGCTCCGGTCCGGCCGTCCTGCGGGCCGGCGGGCTGGCCGTACGCGATCTCAAGCGGACCGCGGTCGCCCTGGACATCGGCGAGCCCGTCGCCGCCTTCTGGATCGAACTCGCCTACGCGGCCGGCCTGCTGGCCAGCGACGGCGAGGCCGACGAACGGTACGCCCCCACCCCCGCCTACGACGACTGGACCGACCTCCCGCCCCACGAGCGCTGGGCCGTGCTCGCCCGCGCCTGGATGCCGGCCACCCGGACCGCCGGGCTGGTCGGCGAGCCGGACGCGAAGGGCCGGACCCTCTCCGCCCTCGGGCCCGACCTGGACCGGTCCGCCGCACCCGAGGTCCGCCGCCGGGTGCTGGAACTGCTCGCCGCGCTGCCCGAGGGCGGCTCGGCCGCCCCCGAGGCCCTCCTCGACCGGCTCGCCTGGGAACGTCCGGTGCACGGCACCAGCGAACTCCGGTCCCGGCTGGCCCGGTTCACCCTCGCCGAGGCGGAGCTGCTCGGGGTCACCGGCCGCGGCGCACTCGCCGGTCCCGGCCGGGCCCTCCTCGCGGGCGAGGACCCGGCCCCGCTGCTCGCCCCGCAGCTGCCCGAACCCGTCGACCACGTCCTGCTGCAGGCCGACCTCACGGCCGTGGCCCCGGGCCCGCTGCGCCGGCCGCTCGCCGAAACCCTCGGGGTGCTCGCGGTGGTGGAGTCCAAGGGCGGCGCGACCGTGTACCGGTTCACCCCGTCCTCGGTGCGGCGCGCCCTGGACGCCGGCCGTACCGCCTCCGACCTGCACGCCTTCCTCGCCGAGCACAGCCGGACCCCGGTCCCGCAGCCCCTCGCGTACCTGATCGACGACGTGGCGCGGCGGCACGGCCACGTGCGGGTGGGGGCGGCCTCCTCGTACGTACGCTGCGACGACGACTCGGTCCTGGGCGAGATCCTGGCCGACAAGCGCTCGGCCGGCCTCGGTCTGCGCCGGCTCGCCCCGACCGTACTGGCCGCCCAGGCCGATCCCGCGGGCCTGCTCGACGGGCTGCGCGCCATGGGCTACGCCCCGGCGGCCGAATCCTCCACCGGAGACGTCCTGATCACCCGCGCGGACGTCCACCGCACCCCGCCGCGCACCGCACCCGCCCCCGTGCCGGACGGCCCGCCGGTCCCGGACGCGACCCTGCTGGGCGCGGCGGTACGGGCCATCCGCGCGGGCGACGTGGCGGCCACCGCGGTCCGCAAGGAGCCCTCGGCCGGGGCTTCGGGGGCCGGCGGCCCGGCCTCGCCGGCCCGGACGCCGGGCGAACTGCCGCGCACCACCGCGGCGGAGACCCTGGCCACGGTGCAGGCGGCGGCCCTGACGGGTTCGGCGGTGTGGATCGGCTATGTGAACGCGGACGGCGCGGCCAGCCAGCGGGTGATCGCCCCGGTCCGGGTGGAGGGCGGGTTCGTCACGGGCTACGACCACACCGCCGACGAGGTCCGCACGTACGCCCTGCACCGGATCACCGGGGTCGCCGAACTGGCCGAGGACCAGGTCTGAGAACCAGGTCTGAGAACCAGGTCTGAGGACCGGGTCCGGGTCGGGCCATCCGCCGCAGGCGGAAATCGGGGTGCGGGCGGGCCCCGCCTTCCCCCAGGCTGCCCTCATGCAGGCAGCAACCCACACCACGTCCCCGGACCACCCCGCTCATCGCGAGATACGGGCCGCCCACACCGCCACCACCGTCACCGTCTACCAGGCCTACGCGCCCGCCCTCGGCCTCCCGGCCGCCCGCGACCAGCGGTTCCCCGCCGCGTGGAAGCGGGAGCGGATGACCTGGATCAAGCCGTCGTTCCTGTGGATGATGTACCGCTGCGGCTGGGCGACGAAGACCGACCAGGAGACCGTCCTGGCCGTGGAGATCACCCGCGAGGGCTTCGACCACGCCCTCGCCGGCGCCTGCCTGTCGCACTACGAACCCGGCACCCACCCCGACCGTGAGGCCTGGCAGTCCGCCCTGCGCGCCGCCCCGGCCCGGGTCCAGTGGGACCCGGAACGGGACCTGCACCTGAACCCGCTGCCGTACCGCTCCCTCCAACTGGGCCTGTCCGGCCCGGCCTCCCGCGCCTACGCGGACGAGTGGACCGTCGCCATCCGCGATGTCACCCCGCTGGCCCGGGAGATCCACGCCCTGGTCCGGGCGGGCGACGAGACCGCCGCCCGCGCCCTCCTCCCCGCCGAAACCCGGTATCCCGCGGGGCCGTTGTCCCACCTGGGCGCATAGCCGGTGGCCCGTACGCGGCACCTCGACCGGTCCTATCCTGTGGGTCCGGATCCGCAGGGGGGCAACATGACCGGCGACACGACCGGCGTCACGGGCAGCCGGAACCACCACAACGAGATCAGCGGCGGCGTCTTCCACAACGTGGTCGTGCAGGGCGGCACGGTCACACTCCAGCTCCCGCCCACCCTCACCCCCGCACTCACCGGAATGCCCTCCCCGGCAGCCACGTTCACGGGCCGCGAGAGCGAGGTGAACCTCCTGCTCGACGGGCTCCGCCCGCCCCCGCAAGGCTCCGTACGGCAGGTGGTCAGCGGGCTGGCCGGGATCGGGAAGACGGAACTGGTCCTCCAAGTCGCCCACCGGGCCCTGCAGGAAGACGGCCGGTTCCCCGGCGGGGCCCTCTTCATCGACCTGTTCGGCTACGACACCGAACGACGGGTCACCCCCGACCGGGCCCTCGGCCAGCTGCTGCGCGCCCTGGGCATCCCGGACGAGCACGTCCCCGCCGGCCTGCAGGAGCGGACCCGCCTCTACCGCTCCGTCCTCGCCTCCTACGCCGACCAGGGCCGCCGGGTGCTGCTGGTACTGGACAACGCCCGGACCGCCGAGCAGGTGGCCCCGCTGCTCTCCGGCGACCCCCGTATCCCCGCCCTGGTCACCTCCCGCCACACCCTGGCCCTCCCCGATGCCCACCTGCACGACCTTTCGGTGCTCGACGAGGCCGCCGCCGTGGAGCTGCTCGACGGAGCGCTGCGCAAGGCGCGCGGACCGGCCGAGGGCCGGGTCGCCTCCGCTCCGGACGAGGCCGCCGCCCTGGCCCGGCTGTGCGGGTTCCTCCCGCTCGCCCTGCGCATCGTGGCCGCGCTGCTCGCCGATCTGCCGCAGCGCCCGCTGTCGTCCATGACCGAGGCCCTGGAGGACAGCCGGCAGCGGCTCGGGCGGCTGTCCCGCGAGGACCTCGCCGTGCGCGCGGCCTTCGGCCTCTCGTACGAGCATCTCGGCGCCGGGCAGGCCCGGCTGTTCAGGCTGCTGCCGATCAACCCCGGCGCCGATATCGCCACCGAGGCCGCCGCCCGGCTCGCGGACACCGAGCCGTACCCGGCCGAAGAGGTGCTCCAGGACCTGGCACGCGGCCACCTGATCGAGCCGGGGGCCACGTACGGGCGCTGGCGCATGCACGACCTGATCCGCCTGTACGCCGAAGAGCTCGGCCGGGAGCAGGACCCGGAGGCGGAGCGCAGGGCGGCGCGGGGACGGCTGCACGTCCACTACCTGTCCACGGCGCGGGAGGCCGGATACCGGCTGCATTCCGACGGCCCCGCCCGGGAGGCCGCGCTGGCCTGGTTGGAGGACGAGCGCGCCAATCTGGTCGCCACCACGGTCGCCGCCGTCGGTCTGGGGTACGTGTGGGTGCCGGGCCACCTGCTCACCTCGCTGACCGGCTTCCTCTCCCGGCAGCGGTACTTCGTCGACTGGGTCATCATCGCCGCCGCGGCCCTCGACTGCGCCCGCGCGTCCGGTTCCCGGGCCGACGAGGCCCTCGCGCTGTTCGGGCTGAGCGGTCCGCTCAGGTCGCTCCGGCGATTCGACGAAGCCTGCTCGGCCCTCGAACGGGCCATCGCGTACTACCGGTCGTCCGCAGACCCTCACCTCGAAGGAAGCGCACTGGTCGATCTCGGCCTGGTCTTCCAGGAGATGCGGCGCTTCGACGACGCGGTCACCGCTCTCACCCGTGCGCTGTCCCTGCTGCGGGAGGTGGGCGACCGGCACGGAGTGGGCAAGGCACTCACCAATCTCGGCCTGGTCCACATGGACCTGCACCACTCCGACGAGGCCATCGACCTGTTCACCCAGGACATCGCCATCTGTGTGGAGCTCGGCGACCGACTCGGCGAGGCACAGACCCTCGGCAGCCTTGGCACCGTCCTGCGCCGGGAGAACCGTCTCGACGAGGCCGCCGACGCACTCACCCGCGGCCTCGCCGCCCACCGAGAGGTCGGCGACACCCATGGCGAGGCCCAGACACTGAACAACCTCGGCCTCGTCTGGCGCCGTATGGACCGCCTGGAGGAGTCGGTCGAGGCGCACACCCGCGCCATCGAGATCTTCCGTCTCACCCACGCACCGCGCAGCAAGGGCCTGGCGTTGAACAACTTGGGCCTCGCCCTGCTCACCGCCGAGCGGTTCGAGGAGGCGGTCGGCCCCCTGGAGCTCGCGATCCGGACCTTCCGCGAGATCGCCGACCGGCACCAGGAGGGCGGCGCGCTCACCAATCTGGCCAGCGTCCTGGCGAAGCTGGACCGGCCGGAGGAGGCCGTCGACGCCGCCACGCGCTCGGTGGACTGCTTGCGCGCCACGGGCGACCGGCACGGCGAGGCCGTCGCCCTGTACGGCCTCGCGCGCCACCTGGAGCAAGCCGGCCGGTCCGAGGAGGCGCTGGCAGCGCTGGCCGCCGCCGTGCCCCTGCTCCGGGAAACGAACAACCAGGACTACGCCGCCGCTGCCGAAGCCGCCCAGAACGCTCTGCGCGCGAAGCCCAGGACGTAGCGCGATACGGCAGACTGGAGGTTTGGCCGCCCACGCCCGGGGGGTCACGCCTGCCGGAAGGGATGCACGCCAG
This window harbors:
- a CDS encoding HAD family hydrolase; protein product: MARMTHSARTRPTLTVGFDLDMTLIDSRPGIKAAYVALSAETGTFIDADEAITRLGPPLDEELAYWFPEREIPAMADRYREIYPTHAIAPTPAMPGAREAVEAVQALGGRAIVVTAKHEPNARLHLAHLGIEPDAVIGWLWAEAKAGALREYGAQVYVGDHVGDVRGARTAGALSVAVPTGPCPEPELRAAGADVVLPDLTALPAWLKEYAERYFAAQDI
- a CDS encoding DUF2771 domain-containing protein translates to MTAPLIPGRARRSVAALGAVSAGLLLLSACDKPTPLATVTVGSSSVSAEAVCVPEGGKKDISIEKTQECLADIKKAKPIEYGRGDTLRLGVEPEIVEHGSTWQPVLDGQPITDQSGNTYRSFPNVDIFATGGQGETPASKLLNIVQFSKDGKPQSVWSFKLKLK
- a CDS encoding futalosine hydrolase — translated: MRALIVTAVAAEAESVTTGLTPHPDPVEAGPRTLPGGYLITRRDLPGLALDVLVAGVGPAAAAAGTATALALAPAASPYQVVVSAGIGGGFAPAAPLGSLVVADAIVAADLGAETPDGFLAVDALGFGRSVHLPPAELAARAAEATGGLLAPVLTVSTVTGTAARAAELAARHPLAGAEAMEGFGVAEAAAAHGLPVLEIRAVSNAVGPRDRDAWRIGDALAALAQAFRVLGPVLANWGERHDR
- a CDS encoding tetratricopeptide repeat protein — translated: MTGDTTGVTGSRNHHNEISGGVFHNVVVQGGTVTLQLPPTLTPALTGMPSPAATFTGRESEVNLLLDGLRPPPQGSVRQVVSGLAGIGKTELVLQVAHRALQEDGRFPGGALFIDLFGYDTERRVTPDRALGQLLRALGIPDEHVPAGLQERTRLYRSVLASYADQGRRVLLVLDNARTAEQVAPLLSGDPRIPALVTSRHTLALPDAHLHDLSVLDEAAAVELLDGALRKARGPAEGRVASAPDEAAALARLCGFLPLALRIVAALLADLPQRPLSSMTEALEDSRQRLGRLSREDLAVRAAFGLSYEHLGAGQARLFRLLPINPGADIATEAAARLADTEPYPAEEVLQDLARGHLIEPGATYGRWRMHDLIRLYAEELGREQDPEAERRAARGRLHVHYLSTAREAGYRLHSDGPAREAALAWLEDERANLVATTVAAVGLGYVWVPGHLLTSLTGFLSRQRYFVDWVIIAAAALDCARASGSRADEALALFGLSGPLRSLRRFDEACSALERAIAYYRSSADPHLEGSALVDLGLVFQEMRRFDDAVTALTRALSLLREVGDRHGVGKALTNLGLVHMDLHHSDEAIDLFTQDIAICVELGDRLGEAQTLGSLGTVLRRENRLDEAADALTRGLAAHREVGDTHGEAQTLNNLGLVWRRMDRLEESVEAHTRAIEIFRLTHAPRSKGLALNNLGLALLTAERFEEAVGPLELAIRTFREIADRHQEGGALTNLASVLAKLDRPEEAVDAATRSVDCLRATGDRHGEAVALYGLARHLEQAGRSEEALAALAAAVPLLRETNNQDYAAAAEAAQNALRAKPRT
- a CDS encoding cold-shock protein, with amino-acid sequence MPTGKVKWFNSEKGFGFLSRDDGGDVFVHSSVLPAGVDALKPGQRVEFGVVAGQRGDQALSVTVLEPAPSVAAAQRRKPDELASIVQDLTTLLENITPMLERGRYPDKVQGAKIAGLLRAVADQLDV
- a CDS encoding helicase C-terminal domain-containing protein; protein product: MGAGGTGRGDQEATVPEASTGGTAPRSLAEALRARDDAGLAALLSARPDLLSPVPNDLTQLATRAGTRASVVRALDRLDRFALQTAEALAVAPDPCDYATLEALLTGHQPPEDPAPEATTASTDPTGPATSTDPTASSDPTGPADPTGPTTPTSLVEDIRAALPHTLHTLRTQAVVWGDDDRLRLLRTARELLAPSAARPSPTGLGPTVAEATAGMSPTRVQEIVATAGLPGTHDPVSAVAALTALFTDPVRMSALLDQAPAEAHHVLDRLVWGPPYGEVTPQPTLPVRWLRDRGLLLPASARTVVLPREVALHLRGGRAHRRIEPVPPAVPAESLHRPQLVDANAAGQALAALSAVEELLKSWEHGSGPAVLRAGGLAVRDLKRTAVALDIGEPVAAFWIELAYAAGLLASDGEADERYAPTPAYDDWTDLPPHERWAVLARAWMPATRTAGLVGEPDAKGRTLSALGPDLDRSAAPEVRRRVLELLAALPEGGSAAPEALLDRLAWERPVHGTSELRSRLARFTLAEAELLGVTGRGALAGPGRALLAGEDPAPLLAPQLPEPVDHVLLQADLTAVAPGPLRRPLAETLGVLAVVESKGGATVYRFTPSSVRRALDAGRTASDLHAFLAEHSRTPVPQPLAYLIDDVARRHGHVRVGAASSYVRCDDDSVLGEILADKRSAGLGLRRLAPTVLAAQADPAGLLDGLRAMGYAPAAESSTGDVLITRADVHRTPPRTAPAPVPDGPPVPDATLLGAAVRAIRAGDVAATAVRKEPSAGASGAGGPASPARTPGELPRTTAAETLATVQAAALTGSAVWIGYVNADGAASQRVIAPVRVEGGFVTGYDHTADEVRTYALHRITGVAELAEDQV
- a CDS encoding 1,4-dihydroxy-6-naphthoate synthase; its protein translation is MTAEAVAATVKIAYSPCPNDTFVFDAWAHGRVPGAPVLDVTFADIDLTNGMAERGELDVLKVSYAVLPWILDEYALLPCGGALGRGCGPLVLSREPGLDLTGRTVAVPGERSTAYLLFRLWAADVLPGDVGKVVVMPFHEIMPAVRDGKVDAGLVIHEARFTYQDYGLHCLADMGEHWESTTGLPIPLGAIVARRSLGAPTLHALAAAARTSVLMAWDDPEASRPYVRAHAQELDPAVADQHIGLYVNEFTAGLGDDGYAAVRGLLTRAAAEGLVPPIAPDALAFP
- a CDS encoding DUF4291 domain-containing protein; translation: MQAATHTTSPDHPAHREIRAAHTATTVTVYQAYAPALGLPAARDQRFPAAWKRERMTWIKPSFLWMMYRCGWATKTDQETVLAVEITREGFDHALAGACLSHYEPGTHPDREAWQSALRAAPARVQWDPERDLHLNPLPYRSLQLGLSGPASRAYADEWTVAIRDVTPLAREIHALVRAGDETAARALLPAETRYPAGPLSHLGA